A window of the Cynocephalus volans isolate mCynVol1 chromosome 10, mCynVol1.pri, whole genome shotgun sequence genome harbors these coding sequences:
- the LOC134388660 gene encoding zinc finger protein 345, translating to MERLTKHSIEYSSFRGDWECKSQFQRKQGSQEGHFSQMIFTPEDMPTFSTQHQRIHTDEKLLECKECGKDFSFVSVLIRHQQIHTGEKPYECKECGKAFGSGANLAYHQRIHTGEKPYECKECGKAFASGSNLTHHQRIHTGEKPYECKECGKAFSFGSGLIRHQIIHSGEKPYECKECGKSFSFESALTRHQRIHTGEKPYECKDCGKAFGSGSNLTQHQRIHTGEKPYECKACGMAFSSGSALTRHQRIHTGEKPYVCNECGKAFSFGSALTRHQRIHTGEKPYVCKECGKAFNSGSDLTQHQRIHTGEKPYECKECDKAFRSGSKLIQHQRMHTGEKPYECKECGKAFSSGSDLTQHQRIHTGEKPYECKECGKAFGSGSKLIQHQLIHTGEKPYDCKNCGKFFSSGSALHRHQRVHTGEKPYECKECGKAFHSGSSLTQHQRIHTCKELYECKECGKAFGRDLEFQQHKKNHNVEMLCELETLN from the coding sequence ATGGAAAGACTTACAAAACACAGCATTGAGTATTCAAGTTTCAGAGGTGATTGGGAATGTAAAAGCCAGTTTCAGAGAAAACAGGGATCTCAGGAAGGACATTTCAGTCAAATGATATTTACTCCTGAAGACATGCCCACTTTCAGTACCCAGcaccagagaattcatactgATGAGAAACTCcttgaatgtaaggaatgtgggaaggatTTTAGTTTTGTATCAGTACTTATTCGTCATCAGCAaattcatactggtgagaaaccttatgagtgtaaagaatgtgggaaggcTTTTGGTAGCGGTGCAAACCTTGCTTACCATCAACGAAttcatacaggtgagaaaccttatgaatgtaaggaatgtgggaaggcctttgctAGTGGCTCAAACCTTACTCACcaccagagaattcatactggtgagaaaccctatgaatgtaaggaatgtgggaaagcctttagttTTGGATCAGGACTTATTCGACATCAGATAATTCACAGTGGTGAAAAGCCTTATgagtgtaaggaatgtgggaagtcCTTTAGTTTTGAATCAGCCCTTACTCGACATcaaagaattcacacaggtgaaaaGCCTTATGAATGTAAGGATTGTGGGAAAGCCTTTGGCAGTGGTTCAAACCTTACTCAACATCAGAGGATTCATACTGGTgaaaaaccttatgaatgtaaagCATGTGGAATGGCCTTTAGTAGTGGTTCTGCCCTAACGCGGcaccagagaattcatactggtgaaAAGCCATATgtatgtaatgaatgtgggaaagcctttagttTTGGATCAGCCCTTACTCGACATcaaagaattcacacaggtgaaaaaCCTTATgtatgtaaggaatgtgggaaggcttTTAATAGTGGTTCAGATCTTACacaacatcagagaattcacacaggtgagaaaccctatgagtgTAAGGAATGTGACAAAGCCTTTAGAAGTGGCTCAAAACTTATTCAGCATCAAAGAATGcacactggtgagaaaccctatgaatgtaaggaatgtgggaaggcctttagtAGTGGTTCAGACCTTACTCAAcaccagagaattcatactggtgagaaaccttatgaatgtaaggaatgtgggaaggcctttggTAGTGGCTCAAAACTTATTCAACACCAGCTAATTCATACTGGTGAAAAACCCTATGACTGTAAAAACTGTGGAAAGTTCTTTAGTAGTGGCTCAGCTCTTCATCGACACCAGAGGGTAcacactggtgagaaaccctatgaatgtaaggaatgtgggaaggcttTTCATAGTGGCTCGAGCCTTActcaacatcagagaattcatacttgTAAGGAACtttatgaatgtaaggaatgtgggaaggcttTTGGAAGAGATTTAGAGTTTCAGCAACATAAGAAAAATCATAATGTTGAAATGCTCTGTGAATTGGAAACTCTGAATTGA